The genomic region AGAAATAAACAAATTTACCGCCTATTTTTACTTCACGAACAGCTATTACCTTGCGTTTGGAACGACCCTCGAATTGCATTACAAGCACATACAGTGTACTATGCGCATCAGCGAAGAGAGCGCTAGTCTCAGTCAAGGCGGCAAATTGTGAGCACGCAAGTAAAGCACAACTATGGCGTTCACGTTCTCAATACCGGATTATGTGGTGTTCATAAGCACTGTCGTTGCTTCCTTCCTAATCGGAGTTTTCTTCGGTTTCTGGGAAAAACGAAACAAACACGACACGCCAGACGACTATTTTCTGGCCGGTCGTCGTACGAAAACGATCCCGGTTACGATCTCGTTCGTCGTCACGTTTCAGTCGTCTATTATGGTTCTCGCGTTTCCAGCCGAAGGCTACGTGTACGgcatgatatatttgtttatgGCGCTAAGCGGCAGCATAGCGTACGTTTTCTCCGCTTATTTTGTTGTTCCGGTCTTTCATCCTCTAAAGCTGACCAGTATCTACCAATACCTGAATCTGCGTTTCGGTGACAACGTTTTGCGCTACGTGTGTATGGTTATCGGCGTTGTGTATTACCTGTTCTACATGGGTACCGTCACTTACGGCACAAGTGTTGCCCTCGAGGTCGTCATGGGTATCCCCTACTACGCTACGATCATCGGATACGTGGTCATAACGACCATCTATACGTCTATCGGCGGGATTAAAGCCGTCATATGGACGGACGTGTTTCAGTTCTGCATCATGACTACGGGATTCATCGCCATCGTTGCGAAGGGAACCATAGACGCCGGCGGCCCGGGCGCTGTCGTGAGAACGAACCGTTTTGACGTCAACGAGTTCCGGTTAGATCCCCGGATCCGCTACACATTCTGGAACCTCTCCATCGGAAGCATTATTTTTTGGTTGTACTACAGTTATAGCCAAGCCGCCATGCAGCGGGTATTTTCAGTCCCTACTGTAAAAGCGGCGCGAAACCTTTACCTCATCTGCAACCCCCTGTACAACATGATCGTCATCATGGCGGTATTGGAGGGCGGCGTAATATTTGCGTACTACTTGGCTAAGGGATGTGACATCTACGCCGGTGGCATCATTGATAACGTAAATGCAATCGTTCCGTTCACAATTATGGAACTCTTTAACAACCATCCGGGGCTCCCTGGCTTGTTCATAGCCGCTCTCTCAAGCGCCGCATTCAGCACACTCTCTTCTTGTTTAAGCAGCCTTTCCGCTATAACATACGAAGACGTTATCAAGGTTCGAAACCCAAACATCGAGCCAGCGTACGCGACGAAGCTGTCGAAGATTGTGACGCTTGTATTCGGAGCTGTGGCAATGGGGATCTCCTTCCTGATTTCAATTCTTCCGGGCTCAATTCAGgccatctcacaaagtatattcGCCTGCATGGACGGACCAATGTGTATGATCTTCATCCTGGCGCCCATGTACCGGCGCGCGACAACAAAGGGGCTCCTCATCGGTGCCGCTTCCGGTATGGTGGTGGTCATGTGGCTGAACATGGGTAAACTTTTCAGCGGGCTGCCGCCAGATCCGACCAAGCCGGCGGGACCGACGCACAACTGTGATATTTACCGCAACATCAACGTAACTTCATCCGTCGCCGCTCAAATGTACTCAAACTCTACAAACGCTGTATACTATCTTGTCAACACGACGACGGCAACGGCGTTAACTACAACCGTTGTTCCAGAAAAGACGGTCTTGCAGGAGATATACAGCGTCTCATACTGTTGGTTCTCCATGACAGGATTCATTATCTCGATGATTGTGGGTATGATCGCCAGTCGGCTCACGGAGCCACCGAAACACATTGACAGCAGGTGTTTATTCAGTTTCCAGAAGCATATCCGGGAAGAGTTGTTCGGACAGAAGAAATCGGACAGTGACAGCGCGAGTGGAGAGCACGAAGAGGAAATGAAGTTTATTCAGAAGCCTGGTGTTCACTGAAAACTCTGTCATTTACGTAACGGAGGCGTCCTTAATATATCTATCTTATATGTTGGACTGTTAATACGAGTGGTCAAGATGCGTCCATTGTAATTATCGGTATATTAGTCTGGGGTAATCTCATTTTAACTTTTACcgtttacaaatgtttatttgtCTTACGggattatttgtgtttttatgtccccaccactaaagtggggaacatattgtttttgccctgtctgttagtttgtttgtatgttgctttgtttgccccaactttaacattttgccataacttttgcaatatagaagatagcaacctcatatttggcatgcatgtgtatctcatgaagctgcatattttgagtggtggaagatcaaggtcaagttcatcatttaaggtcaaaagtcaaatatatggggacatagtgtttcacaaacacatcgcttgtttttaaTTGGAAACAATGATTTGTATGTTACAAAAAAGTATTGCACAAACAAATTCATCGAAGCTCAAAGGGCAGTCTCATGagtgttatatttttttgtttgaataaaatag from Dreissena polymorpha isolate Duluth1 chromosome 5, UMN_Dpol_1.0, whole genome shotgun sequence harbors:
- the LOC127831437 gene encoding sodium-coupled monocarboxylate transporter 1-like, translated to MAFTFSIPDYVVFISTVVASFLIGVFFGFWEKRNKHDTPDDYFLAGRRTKTIPVTISFVVTFQSSIMVLAFPAEGYVYGMIYLFMALSGSIAYVFSAYFVVPVFHPLKLTSIYQYLNLRFGDNVLRYVCMVIGVVYYLFYMGTVTYGTSVALEVVMGIPYYATIIGYVVITTIYTSIGGIKAVIWTDVFQFCIMTTGFIAIVAKGTIDAGGPGAVVRTNRFDVNEFRLDPRIRYTFWNLSIGSIIFWLYYSYSQAAMQRVFSVPTVKAARNLYLICNPLYNMIVIMAVLEGGVIFAYYLAKGCDIYAGGIIDNVNAIVPFTIMELFNNHPGLPGLFIAALSSAAFSTLSSCLSSLSAITYEDVIKVRNPNIEPAYATKLSKIVTLVFGAVAMGISFLISILPGSIQAISQSIFACMDGPMCMIFILAPMYRRATTKGLLIGAASGMVVVMWLNMGKLFSGLPPDPTKPAGPTHNCDIYRNINVTSSVAAQMYSNSTNAVYYLVNTTTATALTTTVVPEKTVLQEIYSVSYCWFSMTGFIISMIVGMIASRLTEPPKHIDSRCLFSFQKHIREELFGQKKSDSDSASGEHEEEMKFIQKPGVH